A DNA window from bacterium contains the following coding sequences:
- a CDS encoding pitrilysin family protein codes for MRRLTPLLLVLASAAFAAAADLPEIPFEKYVLENGLEVILHEDHTIPSVAVNVWYHVGSKNEKTGRTGFAHLFEHMMFQGSQHHDDDYFAPLQRVGGQVNGSTNVDRTNYWENVPSEQLELALWLESDRMGFLVPAMTEDRLANQKGVVQNEKREGENEPYAVADEMMTKLLFPPEHPYSHTVIGSMDDLSAATKQDVADFFALYYTPNNASLCVAGDFDPAEAKALIAKYFGTIPPGRPVQRIRQWLPVLEGERRATAEDDVELPRLLMAWHTPALYAPGDAELGLLASVLTGGKTSRLYQALVYEQQIAQDVSAWQGSREIGSVFQVEVTAKPGVEIAQLEQAVDAELRRLFDKGVARDELARALTGFEVRFIRRLESVGGFGGRADLLNGYNVRTGNPGFLSQDLGRYRAATPAGVTAAAHRYLDPARRAVLHVVPRGKPAATDLVVERDAMPGPGRERAFAPPPILTADLPDGLKLYLVEKHELPLVQVNLVVRCGWAADPAGRPGAAAMAADMLDVGTHDPAALAISDLARDLGAQLGSSSSFDGSYVSLGVLKRNLDAGLSLLGEVVMRPSFPATELERIRSQYLGRIRQESVEPEQTAYTVFQKLMFGEGHPYAQPFSGTGTKASVTAITREDLVRIHETYYRPDNAAVVVVGDITLDEAVAAVTRALRGWEPRPAPAVVVPPARPRTGARICLVDRPGAQQSVILLGQPGLARRDPDVLALNVLNTPLGGQFMSRINMNLREDKGYTYGARSTSMTMAGGGLFLANAPVQTQYTKESVAELLKELREVRGERPLTGAELAAGKNQLIKSFPQRFQTIQGIAGQLGELVLYGLPLDDWTTYRARVEAVDADEAARMAREHIDPEAMKLVIVGDRAVIEPGLRELGLGDIEVVDADAD; via the coding sequence CGGACCTGCCCGAGATCCCCTTCGAGAAGTACGTCCTGGAGAACGGGCTCGAGGTGATCCTGCACGAGGACCACACGATCCCCTCGGTGGCGGTCAACGTCTGGTACCACGTGGGCTCGAAGAACGAGAAGACCGGCCGGACCGGCTTCGCGCACCTGTTCGAGCACATGATGTTCCAGGGGTCGCAGCACCACGACGACGACTACTTCGCGCCGCTGCAGCGCGTGGGCGGCCAGGTGAACGGCTCGACCAACGTGGACCGCACCAACTACTGGGAGAACGTGCCGAGTGAGCAGCTGGAGCTGGCCCTGTGGCTCGAGTCCGACCGCATGGGCTTCCTGGTGCCGGCGATGACCGAGGACCGCCTCGCCAACCAGAAGGGCGTCGTCCAGAACGAGAAGCGCGAGGGCGAGAACGAGCCCTACGCCGTGGCCGACGAGATGATGACGAAGCTGCTGTTCCCCCCCGAGCACCCCTACAGCCACACCGTCATCGGCAGCATGGACGACCTGTCCGCGGCCACGAAGCAGGACGTCGCGGACTTCTTCGCGCTCTACTACACGCCGAACAACGCCAGCCTGTGCGTGGCCGGCGACTTCGACCCGGCCGAGGCGAAGGCGCTCATCGCCAAGTACTTCGGCACGATCCCGCCGGGGCGGCCCGTGCAGCGCATCCGGCAGTGGCTGCCCGTGCTGGAGGGCGAGCGGCGCGCGACGGCCGAGGACGACGTCGAGCTGCCGCGGCTCCTGATGGCCTGGCACACGCCGGCGCTGTACGCGCCCGGCGACGCCGAACTGGGCCTGCTGGCGTCGGTCCTGACCGGCGGCAAGACGTCGCGCCTCTACCAGGCGCTGGTCTACGAGCAGCAGATCGCCCAGGACGTCTCGGCGTGGCAGGGTTCCCGCGAGATCGGCAGCGTTTTCCAGGTCGAGGTCACGGCCAAGCCGGGCGTCGAGATCGCGCAACTGGAGCAGGCCGTCGACGCGGAGCTGCGGCGCCTGTTCGACAAGGGCGTCGCGCGGGACGAGCTCGCCCGCGCCCTGACCGGCTTCGAAGTGAGGTTCATCCGCCGCCTGGAGAGCGTGGGCGGCTTCGGCGGCCGCGCCGACCTGCTCAACGGCTACAACGTGCGCACCGGCAATCCCGGCTTCCTGTCGCAGGACCTCGGCCGCTACCGCGCCGCCACGCCCGCGGGCGTGACGGCCGCCGCCCACCGGTACCTGGACCCCGCGCGGCGCGCCGTGCTGCACGTCGTGCCGCGCGGCAAGCCCGCGGCGACCGACCTCGTGGTCGAGCGCGACGCGATGCCCGGGCCGGGCCGCGAGCGCGCCTTCGCGCCGCCGCCGATCCTCACGGCCGACCTGCCGGACGGACTGAAGCTCTACCTCGTAGAGAAGCACGAGCTGCCGCTGGTGCAGGTCAACCTCGTGGTGCGCTGCGGCTGGGCCGCGGACCCGGCCGGCCGGCCGGGCGCGGCGGCGATGGCCGCCGACATGCTGGACGTGGGCACGCACGACCCCGCCGCGCTGGCCATCTCGGACCTCGCCCGCGACCTCGGCGCCCAGCTGGGCTCCTCCAGCAGCTTCGACGGCTCCTACGTCAGCCTCGGCGTCCTGAAGCGGAACCTCGACGCCGGCCTGTCGCTGCTGGGCGAGGTCGTGATGCGCCCCTCGTTTCCGGCGACCGAGCTGGAGCGCATCCGCAGCCAGTACCTCGGCCGCATCCGCCAGGAGTCGGTCGAGCCCGAGCAGACCGCCTACACGGTCTTCCAGAAGCTGATGTTCGGCGAGGGCCACCCCTACGCGCAGCCGTTCAGCGGCACGGGCACCAAGGCGTCGGTGACGGCGATCACGCGCGAGGATCTCGTGCGCATCCACGAGACGTACTACCGGCCCGACAACGCGGCCGTGGTGGTCGTGGGCGACATCACGCTGGACGAGGCCGTCGCCGCCGTCACCCGCGCGCTGCGCGGCTGGGAGCCGCGGCCGGCGCCCGCCGTGGTCGTGCCGCCCGCCCGCCCGCGTACCGGCGCGCGCATCTGCCTCGTGGACCGCCCCGGCGCCCAGCAGAGCGTGATCCTGCTCGGGCAGCCCGGCCTGGCGCGCCGCGACCCCGACGTGCTGGCCCTGAACGTGCTCAACACGCCGCTGGGCGGCCAGTTCATGTCGCGCATCAACATGAACCTGCGCGAGGACAAGGGGTACACCTACGGCGCGCGCAGCACGAGCATGACCATGGCCGGCGGGGGCCTGTTCCTGGCCAACGCTCCGGTCCAGACGCAGTACACCAAGGAGTCGGTGGCCGAGCTGCTGAAGGAGTTGCGCGAGGTGCGCGGCGAGCGCCCCCTCACCGGCGCCGAGCTGGCGGCCGGCAAGAACCAGCTGATCAAGTCCTTCCCCCAGCGGTTCCAGACGATCCAGGGGATCGCCGGCCAGCTGGGCGAGCTGGTGCTGTACGGCCTGCCGCTGGACGACTGGACGACCTACCGCGCGCGCGTGGAGGCGGTCGACGCCGACGAAGCCGCGCGCATGGCCCGCGAGCACATCGACCCCGAGGCGATGAAGCTGGTGATCGTGGGCGATCGCGCGGTGATCGAGCCGGGGCTGCGCGAGCTGGGCCTGGGCGACATCGAAGTGGTGGACGCGGACGCCGACTGA